CGGCCTCGCCTCCAATTATGCGGGAAGGAAACTGAACCAAACGGCTTGCTATTGTATGGTGTATGGCTGCCACAACATGCGAGTCTCCAAGTCACTCGCACGACCTTCAGACAATGTATCGTAGACCTAATGCACTGACATTTCCAGATAATCAGAGTCACAATTACTCATGGCAGAAGAGGAAGGCCCACGGACGTTGCAGATAGTACTAAGTGAAGTAAGTCTCCCATTCTTTCAGATTCTATTCATCTGCGTTGCGCTGGTAATTCTACAATCAAAAAATTTAACCATCCCTTATACTGTCTATAGTCTCCCGTCTAGTGAGATCATTTACAACTTGCTTCTCAGGTTCTTTCTCTCATCCTTCTTGAACAGCACCTTACTGTTGGGGTAGGGGTCAAACACGACGCTGTTGAGCGGGTTGTCCTCGCTGGCGCGCTTGAACATGTCCTCGTACACCTTGCCGTCATAGCGGCCCAAACTGCTGTCCAGGACCCAGTCGTCAAACTTCCAGGCATCGACCAGGCGGACTGCGTGAGGGCGGATCTCCTCCAGGAGGGTCATGACGGCCTTTGTCCTCGCCAGCGTGATCTGGCGGACAGTGACAGCCGCAGAGCTGTAGAACTCGCTGGCCTCCTGCTCGAGGGTGTTCAGAGCATACAGTCTGAAGAGCTTGTGCAGCAGGCCGACGGTGTCCTTGTCGAGCTGCTCGGTGGTAGCCTTATCGTTGAGAGCCTGGTGGAAGTTCTTGACGACCATGTACTGGGCGTGCGCGGTGCTGAGGCGCCAGAAGTCGACGAGAAGGCTGTTCCAGGACTGCTTGTCCTCGTCTCTGTGGCGGAGGGCCTCAAAGGTGAGGAAGGACACGCGCCAGGCAAAGGCAGCGACGAGGTCCTCGTCTGAGCCGAGGACATCGAAGGCTGCGCCGATgtcgcggcggcggaggaaCTCGGAGAGAATACGAGTGGTGTCGTTGTTGCCGGCCTTGCCCTTGAGAACGGAGCGAGCGGACTTCAACAGGTAGCGGGATACTTGCTGGGTGAGCATGTAGTTGTCGCCCTCCCAGGTCAGGGTTGGCAGGTAGTCGGCGTACCAGGAACCGATACCGCTAAAGGAAGAGTATCCGTGGCCTCCGCAGGCGCGGCGGCAGATCTCGAGACCCTCACCAGCGACGGTTGAGCCGTAGGCCTTGAGGGCGCAGGAGGTGGCGTGGAGATCGGCGAGGAGGTCGGTGCCGGGGTTCAACTCCTCGGGGCCGGGGTTTCTGGTTCCGTCGCTGAGCTTGCCGACGTCGCCCTTCATGCGCTTCTGGTTCTCGTTGTAAAGGTTAATCATACCGCGACCGGTAAAGTGAAGGGCAAAGGTGGCTGCCAGGAGGGGGAGCAGACGAATCTGCACCATGGTGTAGTTGAGAACTTGGTTTTCACCAGGCTCACCCGCCGGCGCATCTCGGTCCTGGAACTGTCGGCGGACAGCGCAGTAGCGGGTGGCGATGGTGACACCCTTGGCCAGGACGGAGCCTGACTGCAGGACAATGTTGGATCGCACCCATGTGAGGGTTCCGTAGATGAGAGAGGGGTTCGCGGGACGGATGTACTTGCTCGTGTTCGGGTCGATGGACGAGAATCGGGCGAGCATGTGGTTGTGCGGGATCTTGACGTTGTTCAACAGCAAGAAGCCGTTGTCCATGGTGTTGTAGCCGAACTTGGGGCCGATATCGCCGACGTGGACGTTCGGGAGAGGCTCGTGAGTCTTCTTGTCGCGGATCGGCACGACGAAGGGGTGGGGGCCAATCTTCTTGCCGTTGAGGATCAGCTGGGCCATGACGACGGCATGGGTGGCCGTCTTGCCCAAGGAACCGATCCACCACTTCGAGGCCGTTAAGTGAGGCGAGTGCAGAACGAAGCTCTTATCAGACGGGTCCCACGTTGCCGTGGTCTCGAGGCCACGAACGTTGGAGCCGTGGCCAAGCTCG
The Colletotrichum lupini chromosome 6, complete sequence DNA segment above includes these coding regions:
- a CDS encoding acyl-CoA oxidase encodes the protein MPNTPDWVKALQPSGPQGTELLAQERAKSNLNVDQLASFMFTNEALERSERILNILKKEPVFDKTQNYFRGRNARIEAALARGKRLFQLTKEHNWSQQDYIVANDLIAEPTPYGLHASMFLVTLREQGTPEQHELFLKPAENYEILGCYAQTELGHGSNVRGLETTATWDPSDKSFVLHSPHLTASKWWIGSLGKTATHAVVMAQLILNGKKIGPHPFVVPIRDKKTHEPLPNVHVGDIGPKFGYNTMDNGFLLLNNVKIPHNHMLARFSSIDPNTSKYIRPANPSLIYGTLTWVRSNIVLQSGSVLAKGVTIATRYCAVRRQFQDRDAPAGEPGENQVLNYTMVQIRLLPLLAATFALHFTGRGMINLYNENQKRMKGDVGKLSDGTRNPGPEELNPGTDLLADLHATSCALKAYGSTVAGEGLEICRRACGGHGYSSFSGIGSWYADYLPTLTWEGDNYMLTQQVSRYLLKSARSVLKGKAGNNDTTRILSEFLRRRDIGAAFDVLGSDEDLVAAFAWRVSFLTFEALRHRDEDKQSWNSLLVDFWRLSTAHAQYMVVKNFHQALNDKATTEQLDKDTVGLLHKLFRLYALNTLEQEASEFYSSAAVTVRQITLARTKAVMTLLEEIRPHAVRLVDAWKFDDWVLDSSLGRYDGKVYEDMFKRASEDNPLNSVVFDPYPNSKVLFKKDERKNLRSKL